In one Paraburkholderia azotifigens genomic region, the following are encoded:
- the arsC gene encoding arsenate reductase (glutaredoxin) (This arsenate reductase requires both glutathione and glutaredoxin to convert arsenate to arsenite, after which the efflux transporter formed by ArsA and ArsB can extrude the arsenite from the cell, providing resistance.), giving the protein MITIYHNPRCSKSRGACELISDVYNPSNEPVEVIEYLRTPLSVAQLKELNRMLGCSVREMIRDTETIYQELGLADSSLSDGQLYEAIAANPILLQRPIVVRDGRAVIGRPPANVKALFTDPAS; this is encoded by the coding sequence ATGATCACCATCTATCACAACCCGCGCTGCTCGAAGTCCCGCGGTGCATGCGAACTCATCAGCGATGTCTACAACCCGTCGAACGAACCTGTCGAGGTTATCGAGTACCTTCGTACGCCGCTGTCGGTGGCCCAACTCAAGGAGCTGAACCGGATGCTGGGTTGCTCCGTGCGCGAAATGATCCGTGACACGGAAACGATCTATCAGGAACTGGGGCTTGCCGACTCGTCGTTGAGCGACGGTCAGTTATACGAAGCGATCGCCGCGAATCCGATCCTGCTTCAACGTCCGATCGTCGTACGCGATGGGCGGGCCGTGATTGGTCGACCGCCGGCGAATGTAAAAGCGCTGTTCACCGATCCGGCGAGCTAG
- the parA gene encoding ParA family partition ATPase translates to MAAEIIAVTQQKGGVGKSTIAMHLGAAFHERGKRVLVVDADGQNTLIHWASAASDSDSGIPFHVVNLSEAGAQIHREIKKFVADYDLIVVDCPPSITEKVSGVVLLAATVAVIPTSSSPADYWSSVGLVKLVQQAQVMNEDLRAVFLLNKTEEKRMLTRELKRALEELGFPLLRTQIPTREAYKQAMALGQTVLQMNDRGAKLASLEIRACADEIAALLP, encoded by the coding sequence TTGGCAGCAGAAATCATCGCAGTGACACAGCAGAAGGGCGGGGTCGGTAAGAGCACAATTGCGATGCACCTCGGCGCAGCTTTTCATGAGCGCGGCAAACGCGTTCTCGTCGTCGACGCTGACGGACAAAACACACTCATCCATTGGGCCAGCGCGGCATCGGATAGCGACTCAGGCATTCCATTTCATGTCGTCAATCTCTCTGAAGCCGGTGCGCAGATCCATCGCGAGATCAAGAAGTTCGTCGCCGACTACGACCTGATCGTCGTCGACTGCCCGCCGTCCATTACGGAGAAGGTCTCGGGTGTTGTCCTTCTCGCCGCAACTGTCGCGGTTATCCCGACGTCCTCATCTCCCGCCGACTATTGGTCAAGCGTTGGCTTGGTCAAGCTGGTTCAGCAGGCTCAGGTCATGAACGAAGACCTCCGTGCCGTCTTTCTCCTCAACAAGACGGAAGAAAAGCGCATGCTGACCCGCGAGTTGAAGCGCGCGCTAGAAGAACTCGGCTTCCCGCTTCTACGCACCCAGATTCCCACGCGCGAGGCGTACAAACAGGCAATGGCACTTGGTCAGACGGTCCTGCAGATGAACGATCGTGGCGCCAAACTCGCCAGTCTTGAGATTCGCGCATGCGCTGATGAGATCGCCGCCCTGCTCCCTTGA
- a CDS encoding ParB/RepB/Spo0J family partition protein: MKPSQFAKGFQARPDSTSSEKRTALDRLNAIDGLVQNAPKNANIAAFKNPVATSSVPSEVESADAANESIEYRTWRAEHGYRPGQIIELSLKAIKPSPFNPRYFYVKSSIAELAVNLAKQGQQQAIHVIPDYDNPGSYFVSDGGRRVRALKEANKETVKAIVVDLPIGIQSYKLGYDLNVQRDSQTVFDNAVVWRRFLDEKHFQSQKELAEHLGLDESTIAVALSVAKLPETVMQEMVARPDRFGSNMAYQVGRYHSARGTDSTLRLINKILSDDLSTRQVADIVKGRATAQESAKPAGRQRYAQRLDIKLGGVSVGDLKSYGDDRLELKLRGLSRDKRDDILRQIEQMLSDQS; this comes from the coding sequence ATGAAACCGTCCCAATTCGCCAAAGGCTTCCAGGCCCGTCCCGATTCGACAAGCAGCGAAAAGCGTACGGCGCTTGATCGGCTCAATGCGATCGATGGCCTGGTGCAAAATGCGCCCAAGAACGCAAACATCGCCGCATTCAAGAATCCCGTTGCAACGTCGTCTGTCCCCAGCGAAGTCGAATCGGCTGATGCCGCGAACGAGTCGATTGAATATCGGACCTGGCGTGCCGAACATGGTTATCGCCCTGGACAGATCATCGAGCTCTCGCTGAAGGCAATCAAACCGAGTCCGTTCAATCCACGGTATTTCTATGTGAAGTCCTCGATTGCCGAGCTTGCGGTCAATCTCGCGAAGCAAGGACAGCAGCAGGCCATCCACGTCATTCCCGATTACGACAATCCGGGCAGCTACTTCGTCAGCGATGGTGGCAGGCGCGTTCGCGCGCTGAAGGAAGCCAACAAGGAAACGGTGAAGGCGATCGTCGTCGACCTGCCCATCGGGATTCAGAGCTACAAGCTTGGCTATGACCTCAACGTCCAGCGCGATTCGCAAACCGTGTTCGATAACGCAGTCGTCTGGCGCCGCTTTCTGGATGAGAAACACTTTCAGAGCCAGAAGGAACTCGCCGAACATCTCGGGCTTGATGAGTCGACCATCGCAGTCGCGCTCTCCGTTGCGAAACTGCCCGAGACGGTAATGCAGGAAATGGTCGCGCGACCCGATCGCTTCGGCTCGAATATGGCGTATCAGGTCGGCCGATATCACTCGGCCCGCGGCACGGATTCCACGCTGCGTCTTATCAACAAGATTCTCTCCGACGACTTGAGCACGCGTCAGGTCGCGGACATCGTGAAGGGCAGGGCAACGGCGCAGGAAAGCGCAAAGCCGGCAGGACGCCAGCGTTATGCACAGCGACTGGATATCAAGCTGGGCGGTGTGTCGGTGGGTGACCTGAAGTCATACGGTGATGACCGGCTCGAACTCAAGCTGCGCGGACTGTCGCGTGACAAGCGCGACGACATTCTCCGGCAAATCGAGCAGATGCTGTCCGACCAGTCGTAG
- a CDS encoding replication initiation protein has translation MATKRAKKTDVVSPSSAELRKAVEAIAIQPKSGKITLLTRKLFNVLLTVAQQADEAGDTYRALLSDIVANSAFDSNDTALVKEHLRRMVSVQVEWSQGSSSQKPGRKWGISTLIADAEILEDPATRRVWVEFSFAPKIKKKLLDPVQYARLSLQFQSQLRSSAGLALYEICVRYLTNPSHLTMREAWEWWRPILSGTPDTEAGDEAKREYKYFKRDYLRPAIAEVNAVTNIFVELIEHREGRRVAEIQFRVTERKQPMLALDEHPNVFDSTLVDRMVKIGIPLKEAQTLYADSEENRIRAALQMTEQRMRSTTLPPVRSAPALFKDALKKGYAPPVEALPSTPAGKALAGAPADDAKARLLGEYMAYRRKEAQALYEEQGDAERDVARHSFEEDELPGLGAHMRDDWRRRGLESKLTETAFFDWLARKTWGEPTDGDLLAFTLSQSRAA, from the coding sequence ATGGCCACGAAGCGCGCGAAAAAAACCGATGTGGTGAGCCCAAGCTCCGCCGAATTGCGCAAAGCCGTCGAGGCGATCGCCATTCAGCCCAAGAGCGGCAAGATCACGCTGCTCACCCGCAAACTGTTCAACGTCTTGCTGACGGTCGCGCAGCAGGCCGACGAAGCGGGTGACACGTACCGCGCCTTGCTATCCGACATCGTTGCCAATTCTGCATTCGATTCGAACGACACTGCCCTCGTCAAGGAGCACTTGCGTCGCATGGTCTCCGTGCAGGTCGAATGGAGTCAGGGGTCGTCGAGTCAGAAGCCCGGCCGCAAATGGGGCATCTCGACGCTGATCGCCGACGCCGAAATTCTTGAAGATCCGGCGACGCGCCGTGTCTGGGTCGAATTTTCGTTCGCACCCAAGATCAAGAAGAAGCTGCTCGATCCCGTGCAGTACGCGCGGTTGAGCCTGCAGTTTCAAAGCCAGCTGCGCAGCAGCGCAGGGCTGGCGTTATACGAAATCTGCGTGCGCTATCTGACCAACCCGAGTCATCTGACGATGCGCGAGGCATGGGAATGGTGGCGGCCCATCCTGTCGGGCACGCCCGACACGGAAGCCGGCGATGAAGCCAAGCGCGAGTACAAGTATTTCAAGCGCGACTATCTGCGTCCCGCAATTGCAGAAGTGAATGCCGTCACGAATATCTTCGTCGAACTGATCGAACATCGCGAAGGTCGCCGGGTGGCCGAAATCCAGTTCCGGGTGACCGAACGCAAGCAGCCGATGCTCGCGCTCGATGAGCATCCGAATGTATTCGACAGTACGCTCGTCGACCGGATGGTGAAGATCGGTATTCCGTTGAAGGAGGCGCAGACGCTCTACGCCGATAGCGAAGAAAACCGGATTCGTGCGGCCTTGCAAATGACGGAACAGCGGATGCGCAGCACGACGTTGCCGCCGGTGCGGAGCGCGCCTGCGCTCTTCAAGGATGCGCTCAAGAAGGGCTATGCGCCGCCCGTCGAGGCATTGCCTTCGACGCCTGCTGGCAAGGCGCTTGCCGGCGCACCCGCCGACGATGCGAAGGCGCGGCTGCTGGGCGAGTACATGGCGTATCGGCGTAAGGAAGCGCAGGCTCTGTACGAGGAACAGGGCGATGCGGAGCGCGATGTGGCGCGGCACTCATTCGAGGAAGATGAATTGCCGGGGCTCGGCGCACACATGCGCGATGATTGGCGTCGGCGTGGTCTCGAATCGAAGCTGACGGAAACCGCATTCTTCGATTGGCTCGCGCGCAAGACCTGGGGCGAGCCGACGGACGGCGATTTGCTCGCATTCACGCTGAGTCAATCGCGAGCCGCCTGA
- a CDS encoding DNA-binding protein, with the protein MNLDEERQAIRKELDALRASGARRQELSLHACKRLFFDLGIRPSMAAVRDLTQTGSASDIPKDIDSFWERIRSASRVRVGVGTIPKALEERAGELLGALFEDALTQARESLEEERQEIQALRAAAARDSQEGQIRKEISEEAIQRSEARADAAWERVRILETQLASANTSESASQQGLKTNARRLEAENESLRKRLDAEQSTNAGLRDRLDALHGEMRANAEHYAQQIKDAVAEAERRVKPMLVELDSLRAMAATYQSGVRDASRKEFDFIQQLAAAKARGDRLDAQLREQSDELDLLTRQMTALRAQQGIDPAVAQLLCQLANAGRLSEEELESVGTAVDGHVSLPAQCPKCIEGEPELSQMDHHYELLCPECEHTSGTGNSRLAAVTRFMSTAQSSTSS; encoded by the coding sequence ATGAATCTGGACGAAGAACGCCAAGCCATCCGAAAAGAACTCGATGCCTTACGCGCGAGTGGCGCGCGCCGTCAGGAATTGTCGCTGCACGCCTGCAAGCGTCTGTTCTTTGATCTCGGCATACGGCCATCGATGGCTGCTGTGCGGGACCTCACCCAAACAGGCAGCGCGAGCGACATCCCAAAAGACATCGACAGTTTCTGGGAGCGCATTCGGTCTGCGTCTCGTGTACGGGTGGGTGTCGGTACGATTCCGAAAGCGCTGGAAGAGCGTGCAGGTGAATTGCTCGGCGCACTCTTCGAAGACGCCCTGACACAAGCGCGCGAATCGCTCGAAGAAGAGCGACAGGAAATCCAAGCCCTGCGTGCCGCCGCTGCACGCGACTCCCAAGAAGGCCAGATTCGTAAGGAAATTTCTGAAGAGGCGATACAGCGTAGCGAAGCTCGCGCCGATGCCGCCTGGGAACGCGTCCGCATTCTTGAGACTCAGCTTGCTTCTGCGAACACCAGCGAATCGGCGAGCCAACAGGGCTTGAAGACAAACGCTCGCAGGCTGGAAGCCGAGAATGAATCGTTGCGCAAGCGGCTGGACGCGGAACAATCGACGAATGCAGGTTTGCGCGACCGGCTCGATGCATTACACGGCGAGATGCGGGCGAATGCCGAACACTACGCGCAGCAAATCAAGGATGCCGTGGCGGAAGCCGAGCGTCGCGTAAAACCGATGCTTGTCGAGCTGGATTCGTTACGCGCGATGGCGGCGACGTATCAGTCAGGTGTACGCGATGCGAGCCGAAAAGAATTCGATTTCATCCAGCAACTGGCCGCCGCGAAGGCGCGCGGCGACAGACTCGATGCGCAATTGCGCGAGCAGTCCGATGAACTCGATCTCCTCACACGCCAGATGACCGCGCTGCGGGCGCAACAAGGTATCGATCCCGCCGTTGCGCAGTTGCTCTGCCAACTGGCGAATGCCGGAAGATTGAGTGAGGAGGAACTGGAATCGGTCGGCACCGCTGTCGATGGGCACGTTTCCCTGCCGGCGCAGTGTCCAAAATGCATTGAGGGTGAGCCGGAACTCTCTCAGATGGATCACCACTACGAATTGCTGTGTCCGGAATGCGAGCACACGTCCGGAACGGGCAACTCCCGGCTGGCGGCCGTGACGCGCTTCATGTCGACCGCGCAATCATCGACATCGTCTTGA
- a CDS encoding tyrosine-type recombinase/integrase has translation MTSNDPLGSAGPSPAGAEADLFDRERQDWLADPRTAFDAWLAGQNFRNSSAEVYRAQWGLFLEWLQARHKNLVTVDMRSIADFVAGLSIRKPQRARYLRLIERVLDHVREIELASTNPARFIAQDGEAEWRNARDNEPTGFLSIAERSALIAYLFSPVTDLTAAQRWRERRDRALIAVFLGGGIKTGEARVLSVNCVTPGSPWVVIEATNPLFTRRTRLAPFAVSVLDAWLDERKQAELPGELVFPASPSGRPMHKATMLRAVDALVDAAGIGQSREARASPHTLRNSFAADLFESGVEADVVGQWLGFAQAVSANRLHRAWKTWREQEKFEHEMGLGEIEALSEDHQGARDDG, from the coding sequence ATGACTTCCAACGATCCGCTTGGCTCTGCTGGTCCGTCTCCCGCTGGCGCGGAAGCTGATCTATTTGATCGTGAACGTCAGGACTGGCTTGCCGATCCGCGCACTGCCTTCGATGCATGGCTCGCTGGACAGAACTTCCGCAACTCGTCTGCTGAAGTCTATCGGGCGCAATGGGGCCTTTTTCTCGAGTGGCTACAGGCGCGTCACAAGAATCTCGTGACCGTCGACATGCGCTCCATCGCAGACTTCGTCGCAGGCTTGTCGATACGAAAGCCGCAGCGTGCACGCTATTTGCGATTGATCGAGCGCGTGCTCGACCATGTCCGCGAAATAGAACTGGCGTCGACCAATCCCGCGCGATTCATTGCTCAGGATGGCGAAGCAGAATGGCGAAACGCGCGCGACAACGAGCCAACGGGATTTCTCAGCATCGCGGAACGTTCCGCATTGATCGCCTATCTTTTCTCGCCCGTCACGGATCTCACAGCGGCGCAACGCTGGCGCGAGCGCCGCGACCGGGCGTTGATTGCTGTATTTCTCGGTGGAGGTATCAAGACGGGGGAAGCTCGGGTGCTTTCGGTTAATTGCGTGACGCCGGGTTCGCCGTGGGTGGTGATCGAAGCGACGAATCCTTTGTTCACGCGCAGAACGCGGCTCGCGCCGTTCGCCGTGTCTGTGCTCGATGCGTGGCTCGATGAGCGCAAACAGGCCGAACTGCCTGGCGAGCTGGTTTTTCCCGCGTCACCTTCAGGACGCCCGATGCACAAGGCGACGATGCTCCGAGCCGTCGATGCGCTGGTCGATGCCGCGGGGATCGGCCAGTCACGCGAAGCACGCGCGAGCCCGCATACGTTGCGCAATTCATTCGCAGCCGATCTGTTCGAAAGTGGCGTAGAAGCGGATGTCGTCGGACAGTGGCTTGGGTTCGCGCAAGCAGTTTCCGCGAATCGATTGCACCGCGCGTGGAAAACATGGCGTGAACAGGAAAAATTCGAGCACGAGATGGGGCTCGGTGAGATAGAGGCACTGTCCGAAGATCACCAAGGCGCGCGGGACGACGGTTAG
- a CDS encoding DUF2471 family protein, with protein sequence MNNLNNEQDLAALRFKSAARDLEHIVRHIAARYIVQQVPLTWRLLHAIEAEALADLGFASRHDPFMLGLFQRPGDFQFPETDDAVDFSRSNALPAVFAFAVAAYDDAEKAKAGATKRRIGDRDHATGRAWGG encoded by the coding sequence ATGAACAATCTGAACAACGAACAGGATCTGGCTGCGCTGCGCTTCAAGTCTGCGGCGCGTGACCTCGAACACATCGTCCGGCACATTGCAGCGCGGTACATCGTGCAGCAGGTGCCGCTCACATGGCGCCTTCTGCACGCGATCGAAGCGGAAGCGCTCGCCGATCTTGGCTTTGCCAGCCGACACGATCCTTTCATGCTCGGGTTGTTTCAACGGCCCGGCGACTTTCAGTTCCCAGAGACCGACGACGCGGTCGACTTCAGCCGGTCGAATGCGTTGCCGGCTGTATTTGCGTTTGCAGTTGCCGCCTATGACGACGCGGAGAAAGCGAAAGCCGGTGCAACGAAGCGGCGCATTGGCGATCGCGATCATGCGACTGGTCGTGCCTGGGGCGGGTAG